In Fibrobacter sp. UWEL, one genomic interval encodes:
- the murC gene encoding UDP-N-acetylmuramate--L-alanine ligase, giving the protein MQINDCKRVRRLHFVGIGGAGMSGIAEVLHANGFVVSGSDMSESAVVDYLRNLGIRVDPKHDAKNVEDADLVVYSSAVPHDNPELVEARNRRIPVIKRAEMLGELMRMKYTLSIAGTHGKTTTTSIVGQIWEEAGLDPTIIVGGVVKGHGSGAKVGKGNYLIAESDEFDRSFLSMMPSSAIITNIDADHLDTYENIEDIKDAFVQFANKIPFYGQIILCLDDPNAQQILMRLKKPVITYGFTRQAKYRVDNLRFEKGFPVFEILNDGKSLGEFRLQIPGRHNVLNATAAVALAIEEGISADIARKAVAEFEGVKRRFEFIGEKNGVMVFDDYAHHPTEATATLLGFRDAFPDKRIIVAFQPHLFTRTRDQHEAFGSAFANCDVLLATDIYPAREKPIEGVTGALVSNSATARGHRDARFIGDQMNLLPILKKELRDGDVVVLMGAGSIYKLGEKILEECI; this is encoded by the coding sequence ATGCAGATTAATGATTGCAAACGTGTACGTCGTCTTCACTTCGTCGGTATCGGTGGTGCAGGCATGTCCGGTATTGCAGAAGTCCTTCATGCCAATGGCTTTGTGGTCAGCGGCTCCGATATGAGTGAAAGTGCTGTGGTGGATTACCTGAGAAACCTGGGTATCCGCGTAGATCCTAAGCACGACGCAAAGAACGTAGAAGACGCCGACCTGGTTGTCTATTCCTCCGCTGTTCCCCATGATAATCCGGAACTGGTTGAAGCTCGTAACCGTCGCATTCCCGTCATCAAGCGCGCAGAAATGCTGGGCGAATTGATGCGTATGAAGTACACCCTGTCCATTGCCGGTACTCACGGCAAGACCACCACCACTTCCATCGTGGGACAGATCTGGGAAGAAGCTGGCTTGGATCCCACCATCATCGTAGGCGGTGTGGTGAAGGGTCACGGCAGTGGCGCCAAGGTGGGTAAGGGTAACTACCTCATCGCTGAATCTGACGAATTTGACCGTAGCTTCCTTTCCATGATGCCTTCCTCTGCCATCATTACCAACATTGATGCAGACCATCTGGATACTTACGAAAATATTGAAGACATCAAGGACGCTTTCGTCCAGTTTGCAAACAAGATTCCGTTCTACGGACAGATTATCCTGTGCCTGGACGATCCTAACGCACAGCAGATCTTGATGCGCCTGAAGAAGCCGGTGATTACTTACGGTTTTACCCGTCAGGCTAAATATCGCGTGGATAACCTTCGTTTCGAAAAGGGTTTTCCGGTATTTGAAATCTTGAATGATGGCAAGAGTCTGGGCGAATTCCGCCTTCAGATTCCGGGCCGTCATAACGTGCTGAACGCAACCGCTGCAGTGGCCCTGGCTATTGAAGAAGGTATTTCTGCCGACATTGCTCGCAAGGCTGTTGCAGAATTTGAAGGCGTGAAGCGTCGTTTTGAATTTATTGGCGAAAAGAATGGCGTCATGGTCTTTGACGACTATGCTCATCATCCGACTGAAGCAACTGCAACCCTGCTTGGTTTCCGCGATGCTTTCCCGGACAAGCGTATCATCGTTGCTTTCCAGCCTCACCTCTTTACTCGTACTCGCGATCAGCACGAAGCTTTTGGTAGCGCTTTTGCCAACTGCGACGTCCTGCTTGCAACCGACATTTACCCTGCCCGCGAAAAGCCTATTGAAGGTGTGACTGGCGCTCTGGTTTCCAACAGCGCAACTGCCCGTGGCCATCGCGATGCTCGTTTCATTGGCGATCAGATGAACCTGCTGCCTATCCTGAAGAAGGAATTGCGCGACGGTGACGTAGTGGTCCTGATGGGTGCCGGCAGTATCTACAAGCTTGGTGAAAAGATCCTTGAGGAATGCATCTAG
- a CDS encoding cell division protein FtsQ/DivIB, translating to MTENKTNFFGRRIGVNEQLRKEARSQKIKSGISRTCRWFARRGWIICVVLAAIGVVGYQQRFELQRFNPMEFRHLQYVDIEGNRMLSWEDVVQNAQIETGMLMSDVDEDSVRQALLRLPLIHDVTVTKAFPSTLNIKLTETSPVFSVFDGTSVIGYSEKGLPMSIARASAMRLPIFDHENLDKVKDVAAFLTTMRQMDSDLYERVSQVGWSEKDKAFEVFFKDAGYHVLFAASSWTEDVFALYESLGKGFGKDLRCAGEVDMRFPGFAYVRNYEKRCLNG from the coding sequence TTGACTGAAAACAAGACAAACTTTTTCGGCCGCCGTATTGGCGTGAACGAACAGCTGCGTAAGGAAGCTAGAAGCCAGAAGATCAAATCTGGTATCTCTCGCACTTGCCGCTGGTTTGCTCGCCGTGGCTGGATTATTTGTGTTGTGCTTGCCGCTATCGGTGTGGTTGGCTATCAGCAGCGTTTTGAACTTCAGCGCTTTAACCCGATGGAATTCCGCCACCTGCAATATGTGGATATTGAAGGCAATCGTATGCTTTCCTGGGAAGATGTGGTCCAGAATGCTCAGATTGAAACCGGCATGCTCATGAGTGACGTGGATGAAGATTCCGTCCGTCAGGCTCTGCTTCGCTTGCCGCTGATTCACGATGTGACGGTCACGAAGGCTTTCCCGTCCACCTTGAACATCAAGCTGACTGAAACCTCTCCGGTGTTCTCCGTATTTGACGGCACCAGTGTGATTGGATATTCCGAAAAGGGCTTGCCCATGTCCATCGCAAGAGCATCCGCCATGAGGCTTCCCATTTTCGATCATGAAAATCTGGACAAGGTTAAGGATGTGGCCGCTTTCCTCACGACCATGCGTCAAATGGATAGCGACCTGTACGAAAGAGTTTCTCAGGTGGGCTGGTCCGAAAAGGATAAGGCTTTCGAAGTTTTCTTCAAGGATGCAGGTTATCACGTTCTGTTTGCCGCTTCTAGCTGGACGGAAGACGTGTTTGCCCTGTACGAATCACTGGGGAAGGGGTTTGGTAAGGACTTAAGATGCGCTGGCGAAGTTGATATGAGGTTTCCGGGCTTCGCCTATGTAAGGAATTATGAAAAGAGGTGTCTCAATGGATGA
- the ftsA gene encoding cell division protein FtsA: MDDKQTVKKDDYIFGLDIGASKVNLFVGISGGESVRVIECGDFTLANADEFDSVVEKLQQAVHMLESSACVDVHDVYVGIAGKHVQPFSYKGLITLPTGEVREEDIASVQKQASTLPASAGEIIHVFPGEYTLDDEEHIRNPKGRSGRRLGVEVQLVTSRQNAMQNLAKCVNRAGLNVLGFVLEPLAAACAVLTEDERELGVALVDIGAGSADIAVFVNDSVRYTASLDLAGNVITSDISKCLPVPISLSKAEEIKKKYGTCLLNNLIEDETFPVPAVGDRGDVPCSKQLLARVITARVQEIFQLLAKDLKKHQMDSIINGGIVLTGGCCNLEGIDTVAAKEFGKPVRIGRPKGMTGIQEAFQNPSYATGIGLLHYANKQHREKKNKETGAQIAVSVKKGFKRFSEFLKTYF, translated from the coding sequence ATGGATGATAAACAGACCGTAAAGAAAGACGATTACATCTTTGGTCTCGATATCGGGGCTTCCAAGGTCAACTTGTTTGTTGGCATTTCCGGCGGTGAATCCGTACGCGTGATTGAATGCGGCGATTTCACTCTGGCAAACGCTGACGAATTTGACTCCGTAGTGGAAAAGCTGCAGCAGGCTGTTCACATGCTGGAATCTTCCGCATGTGTGGATGTGCACGACGTGTACGTGGGCATTGCCGGTAAGCATGTGCAGCCCTTTAGCTACAAGGGCCTGATTACGCTGCCTACAGGTGAAGTTCGCGAAGAAGACATTGCTAGCGTCCAGAAGCAGGCAAGTACGCTTCCTGCTTCCGCAGGCGAAATCATCCATGTGTTCCCGGGTGAATATACTCTGGACGATGAAGAACATATCCGTAACCCCAAGGGCCGTTCCGGTCGCCGCCTGGGTGTAGAAGTTCAGTTGGTCACCTCCCGACAGAACGCTATGCAGAACCTGGCAAAGTGCGTCAATCGTGCCGGCCTCAATGTGCTGGGCTTTGTGCTGGAACCTCTTGCAGCCGCATGCGCCGTCCTTACAGAAGATGAACGTGAATTGGGCGTGGCCCTGGTGGATATTGGTGCAGGCTCTGCAGATATCGCCGTCTTCGTCAACGATTCCGTTCGCTACACCGCATCTCTGGATCTTGCTGGTAATGTAATCACCAGCGACATTAGCAAGTGCCTGCCGGTACCTATTTCTCTGTCCAAGGCAGAAGAAATCAAGAAGAAGTACGGCACCTGCCTCTTGAACAATCTTATTGAAGACGAAACCTTCCCGGTTCCCGCTGTAGGTGACCGCGGTGACGTTCCCTGCTCCAAGCAGCTGCTGGCTCGCGTGATTACCGCCCGCGTCCAGGAAATTTTCCAGCTGTTGGCAAAGGACTTGAAGAAGCATCAGATGGATTCCATCATCAATGGTGGAATTGTCCTGACGGGTGGCTGCTGCAACCTGGAAGGCATCGATACTGTTGCTGCCAAGGAATTCGGCAAGCCTGTCCGTATCGGCCGCCCCAAGGGCATGACTGGTATTCAGGAAGCCTTCCAGAATCCTTCTTATGCAACGGGCATTGGCCTGCTTCACTATGCCAACAAGCAACATCGTGAAAAGAAGAACAAGGAAACTGGTGCCCAGATCGCGGTTTCCGTCAAGAAGGGCTTTAAGCGATTCTCTGAATTCCTGAAGACCTACTTCTAA
- the ftsZ gene encoding cell division protein FtsZ gives MSEFDNINFEAQSRIMGDDSSTRNAKVKVFGVGGAGGNTVNRMKQMNIDGVEYYAVNTDAMALDLSLADHKIVIGEKTTKGLGAGMDPDKASKAVEENIEELKEAMKGADMVFVTAGMGGGTGTGAAPIVANVAREMGILTVAVVTKPFRFEGNARSSIAQSGIKALRECVDTIIVVENKKLLTLLQSSNQKATMEEAFKMADEILGNAVQSICGIMFHHGLVHVDFADIRKVMLKGGSALMGTGCAQGEKRGIAAADLALASPLLEDINIEGASGVLINVAHGENYSLLEHSDAMEHIYEKVGEEGNPNIIIGDITVPELGDKVCITIIATGCGGTSNAQPAAPSFTAAQTMQMTGFAPNPVFGASQPTVAVPAAAPAVQQATPRPTSVNFFAEAMASAAPAAAPAVAPAAVAPVAPAVAPAAPQVAPEMFTRRMAPAAAVAQPRPVEVAPAIATVAPAVASAFASPAFDATATAVAEEVITRGSDTSEFSTVADEDRYNGGCGGYEEPAFTRKQASMERQPVVEESLKDSTQDYSIPAYLRSNFNDNF, from the coding sequence ATGAGTGAATTCGATAACATCAACTTTGAGGCTCAGTCCCGTATCATGGGAGATGACTCCTCTACTCGTAATGCAAAAGTCAAGGTTTTCGGTGTCGGTGGTGCCGGTGGCAACACTGTGAACCGTATGAAGCAGATGAACATTGACGGCGTTGAATACTATGCTGTCAATACTGACGCTATGGCTTTGGACCTGAGCCTCGCTGATCACAAGATCGTGATCGGTGAAAAGACCACCAAGGGTCTGGGCGCTGGCATGGATCCGGATAAGGCTTCCAAGGCTGTTGAAGAAAACATTGAAGAACTGAAGGAAGCTATGAAGGGCGCCGACATGGTGTTCGTCACCGCCGGTATGGGTGGTGGTACCGGTACTGGTGCAGCTCCTATCGTTGCAAACGTCGCCCGTGAAATGGGCATCCTGACTGTTGCTGTTGTGACCAAGCCGTTCCGCTTCGAAGGTAACGCTCGTTCTTCTATCGCTCAGTCTGGTATCAAGGCTCTCCGCGAATGCGTTGACACCATCATCGTTGTGGAAAACAAGAAGCTTTTGACTCTGCTCCAGAGCTCCAACCAGAAGGCTACTATGGAAGAAGCCTTCAAGATGGCTGACGAAATCCTGGGTAACGCAGTGCAGAGCATCTGCGGTATCATGTTCCATCATGGCCTGGTCCATGTTGACTTTGCTGATATCCGTAAGGTTATGCTGAAGGGCGGTAGCGCTCTCATGGGTACCGGTTGTGCTCAGGGCGAAAAGCGCGGTATTGCCGCTGCTGACCTGGCTCTCGCATCCCCGCTGCTGGAAGACATCAACATCGAAGGCGCATCCGGCGTTCTCATTAACGTTGCTCACGGCGAAAACTACTCCTTGCTGGAACATAGCGATGCTATGGAACACATTTATGAAAAGGTGGGTGAAGAAGGCAATCCCAACATCATCATCGGCGACATCACTGTTCCGGAACTGGGTGACAAGGTTTGCATCACCATTATCGCAACTGGTTGCGGTGGCACTTCCAACGCTCAGCCTGCAGCACCTTCTTTCACTGCCGCTCAGACCATGCAGATGACTGGCTTTGCTCCGAATCCCGTATTCGGCGCTTCTCAGCCCACCGTTGCTGTTCCCGCTGCAGCTCCCGCTGTTCAGCAGGCTACTCCCCGTCCGACTTCCGTGAACTTCTTTGCTGAAGCCATGGCTAGCGCAGCTCCTGCCGCAGCACCTGCTGTTGCTCCTGCCGCTGTCGCTCCCGTTGCTCCCGCTGTAGCACCGGCTGCTCCCCAGGTTGCTCCTGAAATGTTCACCCGTCGTATGGCTCCTGCTGCCGCTGTTGCTCAGCCCCGTCCTGTAGAAGTTGCTCCGGCAATCGCTACTGTCGCTCCGGCAGTTGCATCTGCTTTCGCATCTCCTGCATTTGACGCTACTGCAACCGCAGTTGCTGAAGAAGTTATTACTCGTGGTTCCGACACTTCCGAATTCTCCACTGTTGCTGATGAAGATCGCTATAACGGTGGCTGCGGTGGTTATGAAGAACCGGCTTTCACCCGTAAGCAAGCTTCTATGGAACGCCAGCCGGTTGTCGAAGAATCCCTCAAGGATAGCACCCAGGATTACTCCATCCCGGCTTACCTCCGTTCTAACTTCAACGACAACTTCTAA
- the purT gene encoding formate-dependent phosphoribosylglycinamide formyltransferase — MAEIGTPLSSSATKVLFCGAGELGKEVIIEMMRLGVEVVAVDRYPNAPGMQVAHRSHVINMLDGAELRRVIELEKPDYIVPEVEAIATDTLVQMESEGYTVIPTAKATKLTMNREGIRRLAAEELGIKTSPYKFADNFEDFKAGVKEIGIPCVIKPVMSSSGHGQSVIKSEADIENSWNISQNEGRTGKASRVIIEGFVPFDYEITLLTVRHVAGTSFLAPIGHHQVGGDYQESWQPQPMKPELLEQAKEIAKKVTDALGGRGIFGVELFVCKDEVLFSEVSPRPHDTGMVTLISQDLSEFALHARAILGLPIPNIAFHGASASKAIVVDGNSDHVKFGGLEEVLAEPDTGLRLFGKPELKGHRRLGVLLARRDTVDEALKTVMEMREKVKVTL, encoded by the coding sequence ATGGCTGAAATTGGTACCCCCCTAAGCTCTAGTGCAACTAAGGTTCTCTTCTGCGGTGCAGGTGAACTGGGCAAGGAAGTCATTATCGAAATGATGCGCCTTGGCGTAGAAGTGGTTGCCGTGGACCGTTATCCCAATGCTCCTGGTATGCAGGTGGCTCACCGTTCCCATGTGATTAACATGCTGGACGGTGCCGAACTCCGCCGCGTAATCGAACTTGAAAAGCCCGACTACATCGTCCCCGAAGTGGAAGCAATCGCTACCGATACCTTGGTCCAGATGGAATCTGAGGGTTACACTGTTATTCCCACTGCAAAGGCAACTAAGCTGACCATGAACCGCGAAGGCATTCGCCGTCTGGCCGCCGAAGAACTGGGCATTAAGACTAGCCCCTACAAGTTTGCCGACAATTTCGAAGACTTCAAGGCCGGCGTCAAGGAAATCGGTATTCCTTGCGTAATCAAGCCTGTGATGAGCTCCTCCGGCCATGGCCAGAGCGTCATCAAGTCCGAAGCAGATATCGAAAATTCTTGGAACATTTCCCAGAACGAAGGCCGCACCGGTAAGGCAAGCCGCGTGATTATCGAAGGCTTTGTTCCCTTCGACTACGAAATCACCTTGCTCACCGTCCGTCACGTTGCTGGCACCAGCTTCCTCGCTCCCATCGGTCACCATCAGGTTGGCGGCGACTACCAGGAATCCTGGCAGCCCCAGCCCATGAAGCCGGAACTCTTGGAACAGGCCAAGGAAATTGCGAAGAAGGTTACCGACGCTCTTGGTGGCCGCGGTATCTTCGGTGTTGAACTGTTCGTCTGCAAGGACGAAGTTCTGTTCAGCGAAGTGAGCCCCAGACCTCATGACACTGGCATGGTGACCTTGATTTCTCAGGACCTTTCTGAATTCGCTCTCCACGCACGCGCCATTCTGGGCCTGCCCATTCCCAACATTGCATTCCACGGCGCCAGCGCCTCCAAGGCAATCGTTGTGGACGGCAACTCCGATCACGTTAAGTTCGGCGGCCTGGAAGAAGTGCTCGCAGAACCCGACACCGGTCTCCGTCTGTTCGGCAAGCCTGAACTGAAGGGCCACCGCCGTTTGGGCGTTCTTCTGGCTCGCCGCGACACCGTCGACGAAGCTCTCAAGACCGTCATGGAAATGCGCGAAAAGGTTAAAGTTACTCTATAA
- a CDS encoding HD domain-containing phosphohydrolase, whose amino-acid sequence MIVSYMVAALLLSIVNLGILLRNNPRHTQSAYATMFLIMTVGIFGHLTLMLSTNPEEAVLANKIAYIGAIFIPGLFVLEEFKLCGFKISRRALAIPFIINIVILLLALTTGWNDIYYKGMPQLITHNGITDIQPEYGPAHILYNIMLGTYMLAGFIIFFYALFNKKNVSYKNLISMVAIGVFGIGTFLICRELGYDMLVMPAVYLIIEYVLLTINHRLGKYDIQSTIIDTLEFQNENVYLSVTKDLCYIGCNDIALHHFPTLKTYRVDSKVPDDEFGNILLKLIQKFSPQELCLVDCFQYGKKHYKVVLRNLHHAGKVCGYMFRIEDDTKMQRYIKLLDKYNSELANDVQTKDEHIQNIQEQMIVGMANMVESRDSNTGGHIRRTSHVVKILINEMKKSGAYTSMNAFFNAVVKAAPMHDLGKIAVEDAILRKPGKFETSEFEVMKTHSEKGAVIVENLLKDVESEQLVNIARNVAHYHHERWDGSGYPDHLKGNEIPLEARIMAIADVYDALVSRRCYKEKMSYSEAFDIITSAMGTQFDPALKVPFINCHKELEAYYESCGE is encoded by the coding sequence ATGATTGTTTCTTACATGGTTGCAGCTCTATTACTTTCTATTGTGAATCTTGGCATTTTGCTAAGAAACAATCCTAGACACACGCAATCAGCCTACGCCACCATGTTCCTCATCATGACAGTAGGTATCTTCGGCCATCTGACGCTGATGCTCTCCACAAATCCTGAAGAAGCGGTCCTCGCAAACAAGATTGCCTACATCGGAGCGATTTTCATTCCCGGTCTTTTCGTTCTAGAAGAATTCAAGCTGTGTGGTTTCAAGATTTCCAGGAGAGCCCTGGCCATCCCCTTTATCATTAATATTGTCATTCTATTGCTGGCCTTGACAACCGGATGGAACGACATCTATTACAAAGGCATGCCCCAGCTCATTACCCATAACGGGATTACAGACATCCAGCCGGAATACGGTCCTGCCCACATTCTTTACAATATCATGCTTGGGACCTACATGCTGGCGGGCTTCATTATTTTCTTCTACGCTCTGTTCAATAAAAAGAACGTATCCTACAAGAACCTCATTTCCATGGTGGCTATTGGCGTTTTCGGAATCGGAACCTTCCTCATCTGTAGAGAACTGGGTTACGACATGCTGGTCATGCCGGCAGTTTACTTGATCATCGAATACGTTCTGCTGACCATCAATCATCGACTGGGCAAATACGACATCCAGAGCACCATTATCGACACCCTGGAATTCCAGAACGAAAATGTCTACCTGTCCGTCACCAAGGATCTTTGCTACATCGGTTGTAATGACATCGCCCTGCATCACTTCCCCACCTTAAAGACATATCGTGTGGACTCCAAGGTTCCGGATGACGAGTTCGGAAACATCCTTCTAAAGCTGATCCAAAAGTTCTCCCCCCAGGAGCTGTGCCTTGTAGACTGCTTCCAGTATGGCAAGAAACATTACAAGGTGGTTCTGAGAAACTTGCATCACGCAGGAAAGGTCTGCGGTTACATGTTCCGTATCGAAGACGACACCAAGATGCAGCGTTACATCAAGCTTCTGGACAAGTACAATAGCGAACTTGCCAATGACGTCCAGACAAAGGACGAGCACATCCAGAACATCCAGGAACAGATGATTGTGGGTATGGCCAATATGGTGGAAAGCCGCGACAGCAATACGGGCGGTCACATCCGCCGTACCAGCCATGTGGTGAAGATTCTCATTAACGAAATGAAGAAAAGTGGGGCCTACACCTCCATGAACGCATTCTTCAACGCAGTCGTCAAGGCAGCTCCCATGCACGACCTGGGTAAGATTGCCGTGGAAGACGCCATCCTGCGTAAGCCCGGTAAGTTTGAAACCAGCGAATTTGAAGTGATGAAGACTCACTCCGAAAAGGGTGCAGTTATCGTTGAAAACCTGCTGAAGGATGTGGAATCAGAACAGCTGGTCAACATCGCAAGAAACGTGGCCCACTACCATCACGAACGTTGGGACGGCTCCGGCTATCCCGATCATCTCAAGGGAAATGAAATTCCCCTTGAAGCACGTATTATGGCTATTGCAGACGTTTACGACGCACTGGTCAGCCGTCGCTGCTACAAGGAAAAGATGTCCTACTCCGAAGCCTTCGACATCATTACCAGCGCCATGGGAACTCAGTTTGACCCGGCCCTGAAGGTGCCCTTCATCAACTGCCATAAGGAACTGGAAGCCTACTACGAATCCTGCGGGGAATAA
- a CDS encoding 16S rRNA (uracil(1498)-N(3))-methyltransferase, protein MKTPDSRFYCPLITEGVITLDENESTHAVRVCRAAVGDVLQLSDGLGHFADATIVKADPKACEVQVDTVITPSTERPKVSLGIACLKDDALEEVVFHAAQTEIDSIIFLRTDYSQEPKNSDLKKTVRRAELKSLVSLKQSKKPWLTQIDGPIEFKDWLKSYKGDLVLCDMDGESAPSPETLANPTTLLVGPEGGFSPAEIQAIKEFQNGKVHLMKLGPTRLRARTAAIIALGKIVC, encoded by the coding sequence ATGAAAACTCCTGATAGTCGCTTCTATTGCCCGCTCATTACCGAAGGCGTGATCACGCTGGACGAGAATGAAAGTACCCACGCCGTACGCGTATGCCGTGCCGCCGTAGGTGACGTATTGCAGCTTTCCGATGGTTTAGGACATTTTGCCGACGCCACCATCGTGAAAGCAGACCCCAAGGCATGTGAAGTCCAGGTTGACACGGTCATCACGCCTAGCACGGAACGTCCCAAGGTATCCCTAGGTATCGCCTGCCTGAAGGATGACGCCCTGGAAGAAGTAGTATTCCATGCGGCACAGACAGAAATTGACAGCATTATCTTTCTGCGCACGGACTATTCCCAGGAGCCCAAGAATTCCGACTTGAAAAAGACGGTACGCCGTGCAGAGCTAAAAAGTCTTGTAAGCCTAAAACAATCCAAGAAACCCTGGCTTACCCAAATTGACGGGCCCATAGAATTCAAGGACTGGCTGAAAAGCTACAAGGGTGACTTGGTCCTTTGCGACATGGATGGCGAAAGCGCCCCCTCCCCCGAAACCCTGGCAAATCCCACAACGTTGTTAGTAGGTCCCGAAGGTGGTTTCTCCCCTGCGGAAATCCAGGCCATCAAGGAATTCCAGAACGGCAAGGTTCACCTGATGAAGTTGGGTCCCACAAGACTCCGTGCACGAACCGCAGCCATCATTGCCTTGGGCAAAATCGTGTGCTAA
- a CDS encoding HAD-IIA family hydrolase, whose amino-acid sequence MTRKPVKAVVFDLDGTLYLSGRPYPKAVKTVNNVAKHVPVYYLSNNTSKSPVFYENRLKVMGLPLRDDAIISALYLSLNAIHEEGIKNVFFFANPEVTEWFAAQDPSLNLRPSVAETELVLIAYHNSFDYRELCELSFRVQRKIPFWVTHTDFVCPDANGPVPDIGSFMALLKTAYGVEPERSFGKPNPAMLSELLKKYDPEEILFVGDRLYTDFELAKRSGCRFVLPLCGETKLADLEKLDVKPEVVVDMVSDIDFEGFFEGRI is encoded by the coding sequence ATGACTCGAAAGCCGGTAAAAGCTGTTGTATTTGACTTGGATGGTACTTTGTACCTGAGTGGTCGTCCTTATCCTAAAGCGGTAAAGACTGTAAACAATGTGGCCAAGCACGTTCCCGTGTACTACTTAAGTAACAATACCAGCAAATCGCCGGTCTTTTACGAGAATCGCCTGAAGGTTATGGGCCTTCCTCTTCGTGACGATGCCATCATCTCGGCACTCTACCTTTCCCTGAACGCCATTCACGAAGAAGGCATCAAGAATGTTTTCTTCTTTGCAAATCCCGAAGTGACGGAATGGTTTGCCGCACAGGATCCGAGCCTGAATTTGCGCCCTAGCGTTGCGGAAACGGAACTGGTCCTGATTGCCTATCACAACAGCTTTGATTACCGGGAACTTTGCGAATTGTCCTTCCGAGTCCAGCGTAAGATTCCTTTCTGGGTGACCCATACGGATTTTGTCTGCCCCGACGCCAACGGCCCCGTGCCTGACATCGGCAGCTTTATGGCCTTGCTGAAAACCGCCTACGGCGTAGAACCGGAACGAAGCTTCGGGAAGCCTAATCCAGCGATGTTGTCGGAACTTCTGAAGAAGTACGACCCTGAAGAAATCCTGTTCGTGGGGGATCGCCTGTATACGGACTTTGAATTGGCCAAGCGTAGCGGTTGCCGGTTTGTTCTGCCTCTTTGTGGCGAAACAAAGTTGGCTGACTTGGAAAAGCTGGATGTGAAGCCCGAAGTGGTGGTGGACATGGTCAGCGATATTGACTTTGAAGGTTTCTTCGAGGGACGAATCTAA
- a CDS encoding metal ABC transporter solute-binding protein, Zn/Mn family, with product MSRLERFFFRHPERSVAKSKGLVVLLLLFCLALPSLAADLTVAVSLQPYSSVVHEIGGEQVNVVSMVPAGSGPHTFEPKPASLKEFAKATVYFSDGSGMDAAWLPRFKGVNKNVNVISLSQGISWMEEDEHHHHEGEEHHPEGEKDEDELDPHLWTSPVQMMQIAENVCEALMSLDAAHKDLYRKRANDLIFRLKKLDVELRQTVKKLPANGRTFIVFHPAYGYFARDYGMKQLTVEVAGKEPKPRDLANLIKTGKANNVHIVFVQPQFSKRAAATIAKELNAKILDTDPLAYDYEGNIRALLKSISQ from the coding sequence ATGAGTCGTCTTGAACGTTTTTTCTTCCGTCACCCTGAGCGCAGCGTAGCGAAGTCGAAGGGCCTAGTAGTATTACTCTTGCTTTTCTGCTTGGCTCTGCCGTCCCTTGCAGCAGACCTGACGGTAGCTGTTTCTCTCCAGCCATATTCCAGTGTGGTTCATGAAATCGGTGGAGAGCAGGTGAACGTGGTCTCCATGGTTCCCGCAGGTTCTGGCCCCCATACATTTGAACCTAAGCCCGCTTCCCTCAAGGAATTCGCCAAGGCTACAGTTTACTTCAGTGACGGATCCGGTATGGATGCCGCCTGGTTGCCTCGTTTCAAGGGCGTGAACAAGAACGTGAATGTCATTTCCCTCTCTCAAGGAATTTCCTGGATGGAAGAAGATGAACATCATCATCACGAAGGCGAGGAACATCATCCCGAGGGCGAAAAAGATGAGGATGAGTTGGATCCCCACCTGTGGACATCTCCCGTCCAGATGATGCAGATTGCAGAAAATGTCTGCGAAGCTCTCATGTCTCTGGACGCCGCCCATAAGGACCTTTACCGCAAGCGCGCCAATGACTTGATCTTCCGCCTGAAAAAGTTGGACGTGGAGCTGCGCCAGACCGTCAAAAAGCTTCCCGCCAATGGCCGCACCTTTATCGTCTTCCATCCGGCTTATGGCTACTTCGCCCGAGATTACGGCATGAAACAGCTTACGGTGGAAGTGGCCGGCAAGGAACCGAAACCTCGTGACCTGGCAAACCTGATAAAGACCGGTAAGGCCAACAATGTCCATATTGTTTTCGTCCAGCCCCAGTTTAGCAAGCGTGCTGCTGCCACCATCGCAAAAGAACTGAACGCAAAGATTCTGGATACGGATCCCCTGGCTTACGATTACGAAGGCAATATCCGTGCACTTTTAAAATCCATTAGTCAATAA